The proteins below are encoded in one region of bacterium:
- a CDS encoding transposase gives HHERVNHGETFSNGRSHINGIENFWGYAKRRLKVYHGGFKRNFDLFIREMEFRFNHRGDQNVLKYLQDTLLDWSS, from the coding sequence CATCACGAGCGCGTCAATCACGGCGAGACCTTCTCCAACGGCCGCAGCCACATCAACGGCATCGAGAACTTCTGGGGCTACGCCAAGCGGCGGCTGAAGGTCTATCACGGCGGCTTCAAACGCAACTTCGACCTGTTCATCAGGGAGATGGAGTTCCGCTTCAACCACCGCGGCGACCAAAACGTGCTAAAGTACCTCCAGGATACGCTCCTCGATTGGTCCAGTTAG